The genome window TAGAGCGGCATTGCCGCTTCGAGTCGCAAGGTGTCCCGGGCCCCGAGCCCACAAGGGCGGCTGCCGGCGAGGGCTGTGGCGGATAGGAGTTTTTCCCAACCCTTTATGGCGTGGGAGTTTGGGAGAATTATTTCGAAGCCGTCTTCCCCGGTGTAGCCGGTCCGGCTGACGTAGCCGGGGACGCCGCAGACTTCCGTTTCCAGCGCGGAGTAGTACTTCATGTCGACGGTCGCCGCGCTGACGAGGTTGTCGATCAGCACCGCCGCTCGCGGCCCCTGGACTGCGAACATGAACGTGTCGCGGGTCAGGTCGGTCATCTGGCAGTCGAACGACCGACCGTGGTGGATGACCCAGTTGACGATCTTCTCGCGGTTCGAGGCGTTGACGACCAGGAGGTAGTGGGAGTCGAAGCGGTAGATCAGGACGTCGTCGAGGATTCCGCCCCGCTCGTTGCAGACGAGCGAATAGCGGACATCTCCGACATTCAGCTTTGAGACATCGTTCGTGCAGATCCGGTCCAGCAGAGCCGCCGCCTCGGGGCCCTCAAACCGCAGCCGGCCCATGTGGGCGATGTCGAAGATCCCGGACGAGGTCCGCACCGCGTTGTGCTCGTCAACGAGCGTCGTGTACTGCACCGGCATCTGCCAGCCCGCGAAGTCGACCATCCGGCCGCCGTGGGAAACATGCCAGTCATACAGGGCGGTGCGCAAACTCATGAGAACCTCATCCTGGGGAGACATGACAGTTTCGCACAGTGCGTTCAGGCTGTCAGCCCTCAGGGGGCAGCTGTCGGGAAGGAAAGCTGGCCCGGTCTCGTGACTTCCCCAAGCGGCTCGACCGATTCGCCGCGACATCGGCGGCGCACGGACCTCCGCCACGCCCAGGAGACGAAGCTCCGTTTCACGAAAGCCTTGAACGGGCGCCGGAACGCGGCTCTCAGTCAATCAGCGCTGTCGTTTCTTCGAACCCGTACATCAGATTGAAGTTCTGCACCGCGACCCCGCTGGCCCCCTTGATGAGGTTGTCGAGGACCGCGAAGACCAGCACCTTGCTGCGGACCACCCGGACCGTGATGTCGCAGTAGTTCGTCTGCGCAACGTCCTTCGTCTTCGGCAGTTGCTCCGTGACGCGGATGAACGGCTTTCCGGCGTAGAAGCTCCGGACGGCCGCGAGCAGCTCTTCCTGCGTGGCCGGCTTGAGGCGGTCGGCGTAGATCGAGGCCAGGATCCCGCGGTCCATCGGGACGAGGTGTGGGGTGAACAGCACCTCCACCCCTTCCCGGCTGACGTCGCTCAGGACCTGTTCGATCTCCGGCGTGTGCCGATGGTTCCCCACGGCGTACGGGGACAGGCTTTCGTTGCACTCGGCGTAGAGCGTGTTGAGCTTGGGGGTCCGCCCTGCCCCGGAGACGCCGCTCTTGGCGTCGATGATGATTCCGGTCGGCTTGATGAAACCGCCGCACAGCAGGGGGGCCAGGGCCAGGATCGACGTGCTGGTGTAGCAGCCCGGGTTGGCGATCAGCTTCTGGCCGGGGATCTTTTCGGCGTAGAGCTCGGGGAGCCCGTAGACCGTGGCGGCGAGTCGGGCCGAGTCGGTGTGGACGTGGCCGTACCACTGCTCGTAGACCGCCGGATCTTTGAGGCGGTAATCCGCGCTCAGGTCGATGACCCGCAGTCCGGCGTCGAGGAGGCGGGGAATCGCTTCCATGCTGGCGACGTGCGGCAGGCAGCAGAAACAGACGTCCGCCCGCTCGGCGAGCTGCGCCGGGGAGAGGTTTTCCAGGCGAAGGTTGAGCCGGCCGCGAAGAAGCGGATGGATCTCGGAGATGTGGCCGGTCTCGCTGCGGCTCGTCACCGCCGTCACCTGCACCTCGGGATGCCGCAGGAGGATCCGCAGGAGTTCGAGAGCGGTGTAGCCGGTGGCTCCCTGGATGGCGACTCGAATCATTGGCGGCGGGGGACTAGGGATGAGGGACTAGAGGCTAGGGACGGAGCGAACCCGGAATCATATCCGAGTGGTCCGTGCGCTGAAACGGGCGGCGGGGGCGGCGGGTATTTCGCTTGGAAGTCCTGCCGGGATGCGGCAGACTTCGTTTGACGGTGTGCGACTTCTCATTCGACTGCTGGTTTCGATCGTGGGGTTCGATCATGGGAGCTGCCATGGGCTTTCGCGTCTGGACACTCGGCCTTGTCCTCCTGGTTCACGTTGGCTTCGTGCGGGGGGAAGATTTCCGCGAATCGGCGGCGGGGGTCGCGGCGGAGTCGCGGACGATCGCCCGGTGCGGGGCGGGGTGGCTGGAAACGATCGGCGGGTACCCCGTTCTGCATCTCAAGGGGACTCCTTATGAGATGGGGTACCAGCATGGGGCTCTGCTCAAGGACGCCGCGACCCGCAACCTCGGCAACATTGTTCAGATGATGACGGAGCGGGAGCTGGTGAAGCTGGGGCCCGTTGCAATCCGTCCGCGGGATGCGGTCCGCTCGATCGAGGCGGTCCAGCGGAAGTATGTGCCGACCGCTTACTACGAAGAGATCGCGGGACTCGCGGCCGGCTCGCAGCAGAAGTATGAGGAGGTCCAGACCGCCAACTTCCTTCCCGAGCTGTTTCACTGCAGCGGGTTCGCGATCATGAACTCCGCGACGGAGGACGGAACGCTCTATCACGGCCGCGTCCTCGACTACGCGGTGGACTGGGGGCTGCAGGAGCATGCGGTCATCATCGTGGCGGAGCCGAAGGACGGGATTCCGTTTGTGAACGTGTCGTATGCCGGGTTCGTCGGGTGCGTGACCGGGATGAATGTCGAGCACGTCTCGATCGGGGAGATGGGTGGCGGCGGGATCGGGCACTGGACGGGGGTGCCGATGGCGTGGCTGGTCCGGCAGGCGCTTCAGCAGGGGCACTCGCTGGAGGAGGCGATCTCGGTGTTCGAGAAGTCGCGGCGGACGTGTCAGTATTTCTATGTCGTGGCCGATGGTGAGACGAACGAGGCGGTGGGGATGGAGGCCTCGTGGAACCGGTTTGAGGTGATCCGGGCTGGTGAGAAGCATGCGCTCTTGCCGGAGCCGGTGGCGGACTGTGCCCTGCTCTCTGCGGGAGACCGCTATCGGGAGCTGGTGCGGCGGGCGAAGGAGGGGCATGGCAAGTTCACGGCCGAATCCGCTCTGCGGTTGATGGACCGGGGGGTGGCGATGAAGTCGAACCTTCATAATGTGCTGTTTGAGCCGAAGACGACGCGGTTCTGGGTTTCGAATGCGGGTCCGGACAAGCAGCCTGCGGCGGAGCGGCCGTATAAGGCGTTTCAGTTGACGGAGCTGTTGGAGCGGCGGCCGGACGTGAAGGCTGCGGAGATTCCGCTGGTTGTGCAGGCCGCGCGCTGAGGATCGGTTGGCTCACGTCCTCTGCCGGGTCCAGGGGCACCCTGGTGGGGAGTGCAGAGGGGCAACGCCCCTTTGCCCGCCGGAGGCCGTCTCGTCGGAAACCATCGGAAGGAGTGCGTGTCCAAGCGCGGACAACGTGTCGTATGCCCCCTCACCAACCCGCGGGGATCTCGAAGCGAGCGGTCAGTCCTCAACGCCGGTACGACAAAGGGGACATCCGTTGTTCACCACGGTTCCTCACAGGAGTGCCTCCGGCGGCAAGGGGGTGAGACCCCCTTGACCCCAGGCTGCCGTGGCATGTTGGGTTTGAGCTATCAGAGCTGCGCCGGCAAGGACGGTGTTTGAGCAAACAATTGCTCCATTTCGGCGGCATTGCGTGCCACCCGGGAACGGCCGATACTCCCCGATTCTTCCGTTCCCCGACCGACAAGCCCCCACGATGACCGAACAGGACCGCTCCGACGACGAACCCCAGGATCCGACCCTCAACGAACTGGCGTTCGATCTGGTCCACCAGATCCTCACCGCCACCGAAACCATGCGCGTCGAGCCGGTCGAAACCAAGACCGGAGCCATCGTCCTCGACTTCGGCGTCGAAACCACCGGAAGCCTCGGAGCCGGACTCGCCCTCTCCGAAGTCTGCATGGCCAGCCTCGCCGACGTGAACGTCGTCGCCGGCGAAGTCGCCGGCGTCGGCTGGCCTCACCTCTACGTCCAGACCGACTCCCCCCTCGAAGCCTGCCTCCTCAGCCAGTACGCCGGCTGGAAGGTCTCCGTCGGAAAATTCTTCGCCATGGGCTCCGGCCCCATGCGCTCCGCCGCCGGCCGCGAAGAACTCTTCAAAGACTTCGGCTACCGCGAGTCCGCCATCGGCGTCGTCGGCGTCCTGGAATCGGGCGAACTCCCCGGCGACGACGTCGTCCGCTACATCGCCGACAAGTGCGGGATCACCGAAGACAAGGTCGCCCTCCTCGTCGCCCCGACGGCGAGCATCGCCGGCAACATGCAGATCGTCTCCCGCAGCATCGAGACCGCGCTGCACAAGATGCACGCCCTCGGCTTCGACGTCGCCAACGTCGAAGCGGCCTGCGGCTGGGCCCCCATCCCCCCCGTCGCCGCGGATGACTTCGCCGGCATCGGCCGGACGAACGACGCCATCCTCTACGGCGGCCGCGTGACGCTCTGGGTCGCCGGCGAGGACGAGAACATCTCCGACATCGGCGCCCAGATCCCCTCCTCCGGCTCCCCGTCCTACGGCAAGCCGTTCCGCGACATCTTCGAGGACGCCGGCCGGGACTTCTACAAGATCGACCCCAACCTCTTCAGCCCGGCCGAAGTGGTCATCCACAACGTCGAAACGGGCAAAGTCTTCGTCTACGGCAAGACGAACCACGAGGTCCTGCGGCGGTCCTTCGAGTTCTGAGAAGAGACTTAAACACCAAGACACCAAGAGGGCACAAAGGACACCAAGAGAAGACGTGCCGGGGCAGAGAAATCAGCGTCCCCTGCCCTCCCCCTCTTCTCTTCTTCGTGCCCTTGGTGCCTCCTTTGTGTCTTTGTGTTTAACTCCGCCCCCGCCAGGGCTTACACGGCGGCCGGAAAAGTTTCCGGATTCCTCCCAAGATTTCGATTCCTCGAGCGAATAGCTGGGTGTCACCAAGGTTTCGGTGTCCAAGCCGTTTTGTGAGGGGATCAGTCATGGTCAGGAAATTGGCAATCAGCGCGGCGACCGTGGCCGCCGTCGGGGCTCTCGTCTTCGGCAGGGACGCCGTCAGCTATGTCCGCACCGGCTGTGCGTCCGTCCGCAGCGCCGTCCGGTCGGAAGTCCCGGTCGAGTTCGAGATCCAGCGGGCCCGGCAGGAGACGCAGCAGCTCGTCCCGGAGATCAAGCGGTCGCTGCATGTGATCGCCCGCGAACAGGTTGAGGTGGCCCAACTCGCCGCCGCCCTCGAGCGGAAGTCACAAGCCCTGGAATCCCAGGAAGAGGCGATTCTCTCCCTGAGCGGCGACCTCAAGTCCGACAAGGTGCAGTTCGTCTACGCCGGGAACAAGTACAACCGCAAGGAACTGGAGAAGGACCTGACGCAGCGGTTCAACCGCTTCAAGGTCGCCGAGGACACCCTCAAGAAGGAGCGGGAACTCCTCGCGGCCAAGGAAAAGGCTCTCGCGACGCATCGCGAGACGCTCGAAGGAATGCTCTCCCAGAAGAAGGACCTGGAAGTCGCCCTGGAGCGGCTGCAGGCCCGCCTGCGGACCGTTGAAGCCCGCAAGACCGTTGCCAGCCTCGACATCGACGACTCCAAGCTCGCCCAGGTCAAGACGCTCATCAGCGAGATCGACCAGCGGCTCGACGTGGAGGACGCCGTCCTCGACGCCGAGGGGAACTTCAGCGACCTGATCCCCGTCGAGAAGCATGTCGAAGAGTCGGTCGACATTACGTCACGCATCGACGAGCACTTCTTCAAGCCGGGGGTTCCGGAAGCCCAGGTTGCTGCGAATCCGGAATGATCCGCAGCGAACTGCCGACCGTTGCGATAATGCAGTCGCGGCGGTCGGCCTTGGTTCGGCTGTTCGCGAGGAATATCGTTGAGGGCGAAGGGATTCGCCTGGGACCGGAATGAAGCGGACGTGGTCGGGAGCGGTCACTGAGGGGGAGGGGCGGATGAAGTTCACATTCTCACCGGAGTCGCGCCCCCTCTCCGGCTACACGATCAAGCGGGCCATCTATCGGGGCGGGTTCGGCGAGGTCTATTACGCCGTCAGCGACGCGGGCCGGGACGTCGCGCTCAAGCTCCTGCAGAACAATGCCGAGGTCGAGCTGAGAGGGGTGCAGCAGTGCCTCAACCTCAGCCATCCGAACCTCGTGACGATCTTCGACGTCCGGCGGGACGAGGACAACGACCACTGGATCATCATGGAATACGTGCCGGGCGAGACGCTCGACACGACGATCCGGCGGTTCCCCAGCGGCATGCCGATGGAAGACGTCCGCCGCTGGCTGCACGGCATCGCGGGTGGCGTCGACTTCCTGCATCAGCGGGGGATCGTCCACCGCGACCTCAAGCCGGGGAACATCTTTGCGGCCCCCAGCGGTGCGAAGGTCGGCGACGTCGGCCTCTCAAAATTCATCAGCGCCAGCCAGCGGTCGGCCCAGACCCAGAGCGTCGGCACCGTTTACTACATGGCCCCAGAAGTCGCCCAGGGGCGGTACGGCAAGGAAATCGACGTCTACGCCCTGGGCGTGATCCTGTTCGAGATGGTGACGGGCCAGGTTCCGTTCGACGGGGAATCGACGGGTGAGATCCTGATGAAGCACCTCTCGCAGCCGCCGGATCTCCGGAGGCTGCCCGAACGGCTCCGGCCGGTCATCGCCCGGGCGCTCGCCAAGGATCCGCAGCAGCGGTTCGCCTCGGTCACCGCCTTTCAGCGAGCGTTCGACGACGCCGTGGTGGGCCGGGGCGCGTCTCAGGCTCACGCGACCGGCTCCGCCTCGACCTCGACGGAGGAGCCGCGGCGACACAAGTTCGGCTGCGGGCCGAAGCGTTGCCGGCCGGAGGGCTGGACGCGGCGGACGCCGCCGCAGCCGTGGGGGGCGGGGAGCTGCGACGGATGGTCGATCGGTCGCGGGCTCGCGATTGCCGCCTTCGTCGTCGTCCTGGTCTCGCTGTCGCGGGGGAGCTTCGGCCGCGGGCCGATCCTGATCTCGGTCATCGCGGCGCTGTACGGGATGGGATACGGCGCTTACGCCCTGTGCGGCCTGGTCTCGCGTGAATCGCGTCGTTTTCTCGACCGCTCGTTGTCCGGGGTCCCGCAGGCTGCCCCGCTACGGACGGCGATCGGACCGGCCGGGCCGCGGCGGGTCGCTCCGCCGACTGCGCGAGAGCGATGGCTGGCTTGGACGTCGACCGCGTCCATGGCGCCGGTCGTCGTCGCGGCCCTCGCCGCCCTCCTGGGGTGGCTGCAGCCTTCCTTTTACCGGACCTCGTTCGGCTCGCCCGACCTCGGCGCGCTGGGGTTGTTTGCCGGAACCGCTGTCGCGGCGGTCTGGCTCCTCGGCGGCGTGGCTGTGTTTCAGGAAGGCCGCGGCTACGAGCCGATGGCCCGCCGTGTCGGATTCGCGCTGGCGGGAGCGGGGGTTGGTCTCGTGGCCCACGTTCTCGACGACTGGCTGATCGGGACGGGAGCGTTGAGCTCCGTGTCGCGCGGGATGCGGGCGCTCGGTGAGCGTCCGCTCATCGAGTCGTCCGGGAATCCGGGTGGGCTCGCCTACCTTCTCTACTTCGCTTCGCTGGCCTTGGCCGTGCGGTGGGGCAAGCAGACGTCCGCAATCCGGGCGTCGCGGTTCCAGGTGGCGCCCCTCGTGTGGTCGACGATGATCGCGTACGGCCTCA of Planctomyces sp. SH-PL14 contains these proteins:
- the gcvT gene encoding glycine cleavage system aminomethyltransferase GcvT produces the protein MSLRTALYDWHVSHGGRMVDFAGWQMPVQYTTLVDEHNAVRTSSGIFDIAHMGRLRFEGPEAAALLDRICTNDVSKLNVGDVRYSLVCNERGGILDDVLIYRFDSHYLLVVNASNREKIVNWVIHHGRSFDCQMTDLTRDTFMFAVQGPRAAVLIDNLVSAATVDMKYYSALETEVCGVPGYVSRTGYTGEDGFEIILPNSHAIKGWEKLLSATALAGSRPCGLGARDTLRLEAAMPLYGHELSEEIDPLTAGLAFAVKIKKPADFISKGALQQIQSHPTGKTRVGLRLATPRIPREKMPIVHNGEPVGDVTSGTKSPTLGVSIAMGYVPTELSAPGTTLQIDIRGTHEEAKVVSLPFYKRA
- the argC gene encoding N-acetyl-gamma-glutamyl-phosphate reductase; translation: MIRVAIQGATGYTALELLRILLRHPEVQVTAVTSRSETGHISEIHPLLRGRLNLRLENLSPAQLAERADVCFCCLPHVASMEAIPRLLDAGLRVIDLSADYRLKDPAVYEQWYGHVHTDSARLAATVYGLPELYAEKIPGQKLIANPGCYTSTSILALAPLLCGGFIKPTGIIIDAKSGVSGAGRTPKLNTLYAECNESLSPYAVGNHRHTPEIEQVLSDVSREGVEVLFTPHLVPMDRGILASIYADRLKPATQEELLAAVRSFYAGKPFIRVTEQLPKTKDVAQTNYCDITVRVVRSKVLVFAVLDNLIKGASGVAVQNFNLMYGFEETTALID
- a CDS encoding C45 family autoproteolytic acyltransferase/hydolase codes for the protein MGFRVWTLGLVLLVHVGFVRGEDFRESAAGVAAESRTIARCGAGWLETIGGYPVLHLKGTPYEMGYQHGALLKDAATRNLGNIVQMMTERELVKLGPVAIRPRDAVRSIEAVQRKYVPTAYYEEIAGLAAGSQQKYEEVQTANFLPELFHCSGFAIMNSATEDGTLYHGRVLDYAVDWGLQEHAVIIVAEPKDGIPFVNVSYAGFVGCVTGMNVEHVSIGEMGGGGIGHWTGVPMAWLVRQALQQGHSLEEAISVFEKSRRTCQYFYVVADGETNEAVGMEASWNRFEVIRAGEKHALLPEPVADCALLSAGDRYRELVRRAKEGHGKFTAESALRLMDRGVAMKSNLHNVLFEPKTTRFWVSNAGPDKQPAAERPYKAFQLTELLERRPDVKAAEIPLVVQAAR
- the mch gene encoding methenyltetrahydromethanopterin cyclohydrolase, translated to MTEQDRSDDEPQDPTLNELAFDLVHQILTATETMRVEPVETKTGAIVLDFGVETTGSLGAGLALSEVCMASLADVNVVAGEVAGVGWPHLYVQTDSPLEACLLSQYAGWKVSVGKFFAMGSGPMRSAAGREELFKDFGYRESAIGVVGVLESGELPGDDVVRYIADKCGITEDKVALLVAPTASIAGNMQIVSRSIETALHKMHALGFDVANVEAACGWAPIPPVAADDFAGIGRTNDAILYGGRVTLWVAGEDENISDIGAQIPSSGSPSYGKPFRDIFEDAGRDFYKIDPNLFSPAEVVIHNVETGKVFVYGKTNHEVLRRSFEF
- a CDS encoding serine/threonine-protein kinase is translated as MKFTFSPESRPLSGYTIKRAIYRGGFGEVYYAVSDAGRDVALKLLQNNAEVELRGVQQCLNLSHPNLVTIFDVRRDEDNDHWIIMEYVPGETLDTTIRRFPSGMPMEDVRRWLHGIAGGVDFLHQRGIVHRDLKPGNIFAAPSGAKVGDVGLSKFISASQRSAQTQSVGTVYYMAPEVAQGRYGKEIDVYALGVILFEMVTGQVPFDGESTGEILMKHLSQPPDLRRLPERLRPVIARALAKDPQQRFASVTAFQRAFDDAVVGRGASQAHATGSASTSTEEPRRHKFGCGPKRCRPEGWTRRTPPQPWGAGSCDGWSIGRGLAIAAFVVVLVSLSRGSFGRGPILISVIAALYGMGYGAYALCGLVSRESRRFLDRSLSGVPQAAPLRTAIGPAGPRRVAPPTARERWLAWTSTASMAPVVVAALAALLGWLQPSFYRTSFGSPDLGALGLFAGTAVAAVWLLGGVAVFQEGRGYEPMARRVGFALAGAGVGLVAHVLDDWLIGTGALSSVSRGMRALGERPLIESSGNPGGLAYLLYFASLALAVRWGKQTSAIRASRFQVAPLVWSTMIAYGLTFVWPVPQEWGVLWGAVVSAGLQISSPWTRTDDLRTVT